One part of the Actinomyces howellii genome encodes these proteins:
- a CDS encoding NCS2 family permease, with protein MSQTQDAPRQAGALDRFFRITERGSTVAREVRGGVVTFFTMSYILVLNPLILSTSHEGIAPLGTSAQIAAGTALIAGVMTILMGVVANYPMALAAGLGINAMVAYTIVGTSGMTYADAMGLIVIEGIIILVLVLTGFREAVFKAVPAHLKTAISVGIGLFIALIGLVDAKVVRAGGTPLELGLGGSLQGWPVLVFLLGLFLTIVLYVRKVKGAILIGIVSATVLAAVIEALARLGAYNDDPEVGAVNLTGWSLSVPSLSGSPVAVPSFATLGEFNLLGSFEKVGAVSVILLVFSLMLADFFDTMGTMVAIGSEGDLLDEKGNPPRTREILVIDSVAAMAGGAGGVSSNTSYIESAAGVGEGARTGLASVVTGLLFLGSTFLAPVVAMVPYEAATPALVVVGFLMMTQVTDIDWTAPQIALPAFMTIIMMPFSYSITNGIGAGFVCYLVIEVARGHATRIHPLMWLASGLFIVYFTLEPIKAILGVG; from the coding sequence ATGTCCCAGACGCAGGACGCCCCCCGGCAGGCAGGCGCCCTCGACAGGTTCTTCCGGATCACCGAGCGGGGATCGACCGTTGCGCGCGAGGTGCGCGGAGGCGTCGTCACCTTCTTCACGATGTCCTACATCCTCGTGCTCAACCCGCTCATCCTGTCCACCTCCCACGAGGGCATCGCCCCGCTGGGCACCTCAGCCCAGATCGCCGCGGGAACCGCCCTCATCGCGGGGGTCATGACCATCCTCATGGGCGTGGTCGCCAACTACCCGATGGCGCTCGCGGCCGGCCTGGGCATCAACGCCATGGTCGCCTACACGATCGTCGGCACGAGCGGCATGACCTACGCCGACGCCATGGGCCTCATCGTCATAGAGGGCATCATCATCCTCGTCCTCGTGCTCACCGGCTTCCGTGAGGCCGTCTTCAAGGCGGTCCCGGCGCACCTCAAGACCGCCATCTCGGTGGGCATCGGCCTGTTCATCGCCCTCATCGGCCTCGTCGACGCCAAGGTCGTGCGCGCAGGCGGCACGCCGCTCGAGCTCGGCCTGGGCGGCTCCCTCCAGGGATGGCCGGTGCTCGTCTTCCTCCTCGGGCTGTTCCTCACCATCGTGCTCTACGTGCGCAAGGTCAAGGGGGCGATCCTCATCGGGATCGTGTCGGCCACCGTGCTGGCGGCCGTCATCGAGGCCCTCGCCCGCCTGGGCGCCTACAACGACGACCCCGAGGTCGGGGCCGTCAACCTGACCGGCTGGTCGCTGTCGGTCCCCTCCCTGTCCGGCTCCCCGGTGGCGGTGCCGAGCTTCGCGACCCTGGGGGAGTTCAACCTGCTGGGCTCCTTCGAGAAGGTCGGAGCCGTCTCCGTCATCCTCCTCGTCTTCTCCCTCATGCTCGCGGACTTCTTCGACACGATGGGCACGATGGTCGCCATCGGCTCCGAGGGCGACCTGCTCGACGAGAAGGGCAACCCGCCCAGGACCCGCGAGATCCTCGTCATCGACTCGGTGGCCGCCATGGCCGGCGGCGCCGGAGGCGTGTCGTCGAACACCTCCTACATCGAGTCGGCGGCGGGGGTGGGCGAGGGCGCCCGCACCGGGCTGGCCTCGGTGGTCACGGGCCTGCTGTTCCTGGGAAGCACCTTCCTGGCGCCGGTCGTGGCCATGGTGCCCTACGAGGCCGCGACCCCGGCCCTCGTCGTCGTCGGCTTCCTCATGATGACCCAGGTCACCGACATCGACTGGACGGCTCCGCAGATCGCCCTGCCGGCCTTCATGACGATCATCATGATGCCCTTCTCCTACTCGATCACCAACGGCATCGGCGCGGGCTTCGTGTGCTACCTCGTCATCGAGGTGGCGCGGGGGCACGCCACGCGGATCCACCCGCTCATGTGGTTGGCCTCGGGCCTGTTCATCGTGTACTTCACCCTCGAGCCGATCAAGGCGATCCTTGGCGTCGGCTGA